The Urbifossiella limnaea genome has a window encoding:
- a CDS encoding serine/threonine protein kinase has translation MKFTHRSGQRPLDGFTIKRGVGQGGFGEVYFAVSDAGKEVALKLLFRHQDAELRGIAHCLNLKHPNLVHLYDLRTDDRGAKWVVMEYVFGESLAQWINRYPTGLPSDLVREWFAAIGRGVAYLHEQGVVHRDLKPANIFVENGHLKIGDYGLSRRISLSQGGELTQGVGTPHYMAPEIKSGNYTQSIDIYACGVMLFEMLTGLPPFEGQTPMEVLVKHLTDTPDLAKVPAAYRAVVGRALEKDPAVRYPTMREFVRAVEEVGSDPVTKAVPVGLLKTTAVPVASPPAGPLPDARVAPVAAPPSPRFASGPIPVGVRTWLTQRLGAFALAPVVAGLCTAPFVLFGAPQPWSLLGRMILLSTALSWGALSVARTPKDKASGWGRKFQMLLVGLALGGFAFWLDGWSAPSAGPAVETGRDLTLGSWARVSPELFSTATRYALYYGLAVAACPWWGMTNRNRKERFKFGRVVLTGLAGGVLLFLWPWGYSSAMLSVFPLVIASVAVQVVSPWQAPPPPPPRPQVVRGPAPRRRQYA, from the coding sequence ATGAAGTTCACCCACCGATCCGGACAGCGCCCGCTGGACGGGTTCACCATCAAGCGCGGCGTCGGCCAGGGCGGCTTCGGCGAGGTCTATTTCGCCGTCTCCGACGCCGGCAAGGAAGTCGCGCTCAAGCTCCTGTTCCGCCACCAGGACGCCGAGCTCCGCGGCATCGCCCACTGCCTCAACCTCAAGCACCCGAACCTCGTTCACCTCTACGACCTCCGCACCGACGACCGCGGCGCGAAGTGGGTGGTCATGGAGTACGTGTTCGGCGAGTCGCTCGCCCAGTGGATCAACCGGTACCCCACCGGCCTGCCGAGCGACCTGGTCCGCGAATGGTTCGCCGCCATCGGCCGCGGCGTCGCCTACCTCCACGAGCAAGGCGTCGTCCACCGCGACCTGAAGCCGGCGAACATCTTCGTCGAGAACGGGCACCTCAAGATCGGCGACTACGGCCTGTCGCGGCGGATCAGCCTGAGCCAGGGCGGCGAGCTGACGCAGGGCGTCGGCACCCCGCACTACATGGCTCCGGAGATCAAGAGCGGCAACTACACCCAGTCGATCGACATCTACGCCTGCGGGGTCATGCTGTTCGAAATGCTGACCGGCCTGCCGCCGTTCGAGGGGCAGACGCCGATGGAGGTGCTGGTCAAGCACCTCACGGACACGCCGGACCTGGCGAAGGTGCCGGCGGCGTACCGCGCGGTCGTCGGCCGGGCGCTGGAAAAAGACCCGGCCGTTCGCTACCCGACGATGCGCGAGTTCGTGCGGGCGGTCGAGGAAGTCGGCTCCGACCCCGTGACGAAGGCCGTGCCCGTGGGCCTGCTGAAGACAACCGCCGTGCCGGTGGCATCACCACCCGCCGGGCCGCTGCCCGACGCGCGTGTCGCTCCGGTGGCGGCGCCTCCGTCGCCGCGGTTCGCCTCCGGCCCGATCCCGGTCGGCGTGCGGACGTGGCTGACGCAGCGGCTCGGGGCGTTCGCCCTGGCCCCGGTCGTGGCCGGCCTCTGCACCGCCCCGTTCGTGCTGTTCGGCGCGCCGCAGCCGTGGTCGCTGCTGGGGCGGATGATCCTGCTCTCCACCGCCCTGAGCTGGGGCGCACTCTCCGTCGCCCGCACGCCGAAGGACAAGGCTTCGGGCTGGGGCCGGAAGTTCCAGATGCTGTTGGTCGGCCTCGCGCTCGGCGGGTTCGCCTTCTGGCTCGACGGCTGGTCGGCGCCGAGCGCCGGCCCGGCGGTGGAGACGGGCCGCGACCTGACGCTCGGCTCGTGGGCGCGGGTGAGCCCGGAGCTGTTCAGCACGGCGACGCGGTACGCCCTGTACTACGGCCTGGCCGTGGCCGCGTGCCCGTGGTGGGGCATGACGAACCGCAACCGGAAGGAGCGGTTCAAGTTCGGCCGGGTGGTGCTGACGGGGTTGGCCGGCGGGGTGCTGCTGTTCCTGTGGCCGTGGGGCTACTCGTCGGCGATGCTGAGCGTGTTTCCCCTGGTGATCGCGTCGGTGGCCGTACAGGTGGTGAGCCCGTGGCAGGCGCCGCCTCCGCCCCCGCCGCGGCCGCAGGTGGTGCGCGGCCCGGCCCCGCGGCGCCGGCAGTACGCATAA
- a CDS encoding RNA polymerase sigma factor, which yields MTTESDRLLVQRVKENPRKSRAYEEAWNELFTRYRGRLAAYVRRRLKDQAAVDDVVQETFVGLGNSLSNFDDRRDLQTWLFTIASHKVTDHLRRVGRRPVQPGGDAEEEGMDRAADERQRPASSLARSAERRDSEEEALGRALTLLVREWLTKGEFVSVMTLELLLVKGWANKDVAARVGITEQQVANLKFQAKRRLHDTLAAAQLSADVFPELRAGE from the coding sequence ATGACCACCGAGTCCGACCGCCTGCTGGTGCAGCGGGTGAAGGAGAACCCGCGTAAGAGCCGCGCCTACGAGGAGGCGTGGAACGAGCTGTTCACCCGCTACCGCGGCCGGCTCGCGGCGTACGTGCGGCGGCGGCTCAAGGACCAGGCCGCGGTCGACGACGTGGTGCAGGAGACGTTCGTCGGCCTCGGCAACAGCCTGTCCAACTTCGACGACCGCCGCGACCTCCAGACGTGGCTCTTCACCATCGCCTCGCACAAGGTGACGGACCACCTCCGCCGCGTCGGCCGGCGGCCGGTGCAGCCGGGTGGCGACGCCGAGGAAGAAGGCATGGACCGCGCTGCGGACGAGCGGCAGCGGCCGGCGAGCAGCCTGGCCCGCAGCGCCGAGCGCCGCGACAGTGAGGAGGAGGCACTCGGCCGGGCGCTGACGCTGCTGGTGCGCGAGTGGCTGACGAAGGGCGAGTTCGTGAGCGTGATGACGCTGGAGTTGCTGCTGGTGAAGGGGTGGGCGAACAAGGACGTGGCGGCCCGCGTGGGGATCACCGAGCAGCAGGTGGCGAACCTGAAGTTCCAGGCGAAGCGGCGGCTGCACGACACGCTCGCCGCGGCCCAGTTGTCGGCGGACGTGTTCCCGGAACTGCGGGCGGGAGAGTAA